The Halarchaeum grantii genome has a window encoding:
- a CDS encoding VirB4 family type IV secretion system protein translates to MHNVVLPAAVGFGEQLSQWALNPTTPGGVLLYLLVAVVIVASGVVAWTRSQARSDEPTVEFADVLDEGTLEEGQAEGRLLDEIAESHKTAIAPAAIEWETRAAHVGEQWTSTLYIAEYPDHPTDGYLSDLFELTDVEFDLTAHVTPKNQERARTELEEIADDLQVDADLEQSVRGAYLQERADEAAATYKAVESGANVFDHGLFITVRADEKDDLQDAVRTVKSTLRDDPANLTPKTAICRQDVALQSAAPIGDNEFGRESIALGGAVGALLASPHNATILEEGGVEFGIHKDNQSPVVIDPFDRDNGYAMFTVGDTGSGKSFGSKQNFIRSIEQDRDRIGIVLEPLNNWAGVSEALDAQRITVGGTLGLNPLEIRQTPEHAQRAMGEDASPFNEKLDDAMSFLTNFFALRGISLGDRRTTLELGLRTAYARQGITDDITTHDNPSPTIRDMLDVFEEMVEAPEEFVVRSESEAEKLQADATWLLDQLRPFEAEGRHANLGKESAFDIRDEKTIYLDLAQQEGSVDSSTALTMQLLISLVYERAKETEKEVVFVIDEARYIMQDAASLAFLETVFRHHRHHDLSIRLVTQTVDEFFEHTEAEAILDQCAVKQFHRLDGMDEEWADEFGLNYAQMRYVQDAVPGNEDAGFSEALVGVDGEWRGIQVEAMPKEKQVIDFDPTTQTRDELPGATSDEADSELESIQQRLAEKTGNSTDDAEQVAETDGGRDE, encoded by the coding sequence ATGCATAACGTCGTCCTTCCGGCGGCAGTCGGGTTCGGCGAGCAGCTCTCACAGTGGGCACTCAACCCAACGACGCCCGGCGGTGTCCTCCTCTACCTGCTCGTCGCGGTCGTCATCGTCGCTAGCGGGGTTGTCGCGTGGACGCGCTCGCAGGCACGTAGCGACGAGCCGACTGTCGAGTTCGCGGACGTTCTTGACGAGGGGACGCTCGAAGAGGGGCAGGCCGAAGGACGGCTGCTCGACGAAATCGCCGAGTCACACAAGACAGCGATTGCGCCAGCCGCCATCGAGTGGGAGACACGCGCGGCACACGTTGGCGAGCAGTGGACGTCGACGCTCTATATCGCGGAGTACCCTGACCATCCGACTGATGGCTACCTCAGCGACCTCTTCGAGCTGACCGATGTCGAGTTCGACCTCACTGCGCATGTCACGCCGAAGAACCAGGAGCGCGCCCGCACTGAACTCGAAGAGATCGCTGACGACCTCCAAGTGGATGCAGACCTCGAGCAGAGCGTTCGTGGTGCGTATCTCCAAGAGCGCGCTGACGAGGCCGCAGCCACGTACAAGGCCGTTGAGAGCGGTGCGAACGTCTTCGACCACGGGCTGTTCATCACGGTGCGCGCCGACGAGAAGGACGACCTGCAGGACGCCGTCCGCACCGTCAAGAGCACCCTTCGCGACGACCCCGCAAACCTCACACCGAAAACCGCGATCTGTCGGCAAGATGTTGCCCTCCAGTCCGCCGCACCGATCGGCGACAACGAGTTCGGCCGCGAGTCTATCGCCCTCGGTGGCGCCGTCGGCGCCCTCCTCGCGTCCCCCCATAACGCGACAATCCTCGAGGAGGGTGGCGTCGAGTTCGGCATCCACAAGGACAACCAGAGCCCCGTCGTCATCGACCCGTTCGACCGTGACAACGGCTATGCGATGTTCACCGTCGGGGACACCGGCTCCGGGAAGTCGTTTGGCTCGAAGCAGAACTTCATCCGCTCGATCGAACAGGACCGCGACCGCATCGGCATCGTCCTCGAGCCGCTCAACAACTGGGCGGGTGTTTCGGAAGCGCTCGACGCCCAGCGAATCACTGTGGGTGGAACGCTCGGCCTGAATCCCCTCGAAATCCGCCAGACGCCTGAGCACGCGCAGCGGGCGATGGGTGAGGACGCGAGTCCATTCAACGAGAAACTCGACGACGCGATGAGCTTTCTCACCAACTTCTTCGCCCTACGGGGGATTTCGCTTGGTGACCGGCGGACGACGCTCGAACTCGGACTACGGACTGCGTACGCCCGACAGGGTATCACCGACGACATCACGACGCACGATAATCCGAGTCCGACGATTCGGGATATGCTCGACGTCTTCGAGGAGATGGTTGAAGCCCCCGAGGAGTTCGTCGTCCGCTCCGAATCTGAGGCCGAAAAACTGCAAGCCGACGCGACGTGGCTCCTTGACCAGCTCCGGCCCTTCGAGGCGGAAGGCCGGCACGCGAATCTTGGGAAGGAGTCTGCCTTCGACATTCGGGATGAGAAGACGATCTATCTCGACCTCGCCCAACAGGAGGGGAGTGTGGACTCCAGTACAGCACTCACGATGCAACTCCTCATCTCACTCGTCTACGAGCGCGCAAAGGAGACCGAGAAGGAGGTCGTGTTCGTCATCGACGAGGCCAGATATATCATGCAGGATGCCGCGAGTCTCGCATTTCTCGAGACGGTGTTCCGCCATCACCGCCACCACGATCTCTCGATTCGCCTCGTGACGCAGACGGTTGACGAGTTCTTCGAGCACACCGAAGCCGAGGCGATTCTTGATCAGTGTGCGGTCAAGCAGTTCCACCGCCTTGACGGAATGGACGAGGAGTGGGCCGACGAGTTCGGCCTGAACTACGCGCAGATGCGCTACGTCCAGGACGCCGTTCCCGGCAACGAAGATGCTGGGTTCTCCGAAGCACTCGTCGGCGTCGACGGCGAGTGGCGCGGTATCCAGGTCGAGGCGATGCCCAAAGAGAAGCAGGTCATCGACTTCGACCCCACCACCCAAACTCGCGACGAACTCCCCGGCGCGACCAGCGACGAAGCTGATTCAGAGCTGGAGTCGATCCAGCAGCGACTCGCCGAGAAAACTGGCAACTCGACTGACGACGCAGAACAGGTCGCGGAGACGGACGGTGGTCGCGATGAGTGA